A window of the Hordeum vulgare subsp. vulgare chromosome 5H, MorexV3_pseudomolecules_assembly, whole genome shotgun sequence genome harbors these coding sequences:
- the LOC123397264 gene encoding putrescine hydroxycinnamoyltransferase 1-like, with protein sequence MGAVLSKKNRRKSGAVVQEVKVVESSMVAPSEQTPRQGLWLSPLDLMLVNRGHTPTVYFYRSESGDFFDVARLKAAMAKALVAFYPLAGRLGVGGRGDGRPVIDCAGQGALFVVACSDLTVDDFSGFKPSPELRRLFVPRVDDYSPPVMCAVQVTFLKCGGVALGTALHHIAADAISAFHFFQTWSAFSRDGDAAAAALEPPLHDRTLLRARSPPVVHPDALTVFCPKLNLSTEPSAGPVVSEAFDISKDLVAALKSACVSGDGGRISTFCAVSAHVWRCVCVARRLPPEATTRLTFPASVRRSLRPPLAAGYFGNGIIWLGADGQVRDVASSEGLASAAGRIRGAVRRMDDELVRSAIDYFELTETDSRPAPGRMAETELRVISWLGMPVYAADFGWGKQLAMLRAETERAGFVYLMEGGQGAGSVRVVICTEAAILDDFQRQLYAKF encoded by the coding sequence ATGGGTGCGGTGCTATCAAAGAAGAACAGAAGGAAAAGTGGTGCCGTGGTGCAggaggtgaaggtggtggagtcgtCCATGGTGGCACCCAGCGAGCAGACGCCTCGGCAGGGTCTGTGGCTCTCCCCGCTCGACCTCATGCTTGTCAACCGAGGCCACACCCCCACCGTCTACTTCTACCGCTCCGAGTCCGGCGACTTCTTCGACGTGGCCAGGCTCAAGGCGGCGATGGCCAAGGCTCTGGTGGCCTTTTACCCTCTGGCCGGCCGTCtcggcgtgggcggccgaggagACGGCAGGCCGGTGATCGACTGCGCCGGCCAGGGCGCGCTCTTCGTCGTCGCGTGCTCGGACCTCACCGTCGACGACTTCAGCGGCTTCAAGCCGTCGCCGGAGCTAAGGAGGCTATTTGTTCCGCGCGTCGACGATTACTCGCCTCCCGTCATGTGCGCCGTCCAGGTCACCTTCTTGAAGTGCGGCGGGGTGGCATTGGGGACGGCGCTGCACCACATCGCCGCCGACGCCATCAGCGCGTTCCACTTCTTCCAGACGTGGTCCGCCTTCTCCCGGGAcggcgacgcggcggcggcggcgctagaGCCCCCGCTCCACGACCGCACCCTCCTCCGCGCGCGCTCCCCGCCCGTCGTCCACCCGGACGCGCTCACCGTCTTCTGCCCCAAGCTGAACCTGTCCACCGAGCCGTCGGCGGGGCCCGTCGTCAGCGAGGCTTTCGACATCTCCAAGGACCTGGTCGCCGCTCTCAAGAGTGCGTGCGTCAGCGGCGACGGCGGGCGCATCAGCACGTTCTGCGCCGTGAGCGCCCACGTGTGGCGGTGCGTGTGCGTGGCCCGCCGGCTGCCGCCGGAAGCCACGACCCGCCTCACCTTCCCGGCCAGCGTCCGGCGCAGCCTGAGGCCGCCGCTCGCGGCCGGCTACTTCGGCAATGGGATCATCTGGCTGGGCGCCGACGGCCAGGTGCGGGACGTCGCCTCATCGGAGGGCCTGGCCTCCGCGGCCGGCCGGATCAGGGGCGCCGTCCGCCGGATGGACGACGAGCTGGTGCGCTCGGCGATCGACTACTTCGAGCTGACGGAGACGGACAGCAGGCCAGCGCCGGGCCGCATGGCGGAGACGGAGCTGAGGGTGATCAGCTGGCTGGGCATGCCGGTGTACGCCGCGGACTTCGGGTGGGGGAAGCAGCTGGCGATGCTGCGCGCCGAGACGGAGCGCGCCGGGTTCGTCTACCTGATGGAGGGCGGGCAGGGCGCCGGCAGCGTGCGCGTCGTCATCTGTACGGAGGCTGCAATCCTCGACGACTTCCAGCGCCAGCTATATGCCAAGTTCTAG